Proteins from a single region of Abyssalbus ytuae:
- a CDS encoding Crp/Fnr family transcriptional regulator, which yields MIEELRHNYGFLFEEELIEEINQVGVFKEVPAGYKLIEIGEYIKSMPLLISGSVKILREDENGDELLLYYIERGDTCAMTFSCCIGLAKSQIRAVAETDAKLIMVPVQKMEEWMGKYKTWQNFILRSYHARMTELLEAVDTIAFLKMDDRILKYLQDKAKVIGNDEIHSTHQEIAHDLHTSRVVVSRLLKKLENIGKIKLNRNNITVIDL from the coding sequence ATGATTGAAGAGTTAAGGCACAACTACGGTTTTCTATTTGAAGAAGAACTGATTGAAGAAATTAATCAGGTAGGGGTATTTAAAGAAGTTCCTGCAGGTTATAAGCTTATAGAAATAGGAGAATATATAAAATCAATGCCCTTATTAATTAGTGGTTCGGTAAAGATTTTAAGAGAAGATGAAAACGGGGATGAACTTCTTTTATATTATATAGAAAGAGGTGATACCTGTGCCATGACATTTTCATGCTGTATAGGTTTAGCCAAAAGTCAGATAAGGGCAGTGGCCGAAACTGACGCCAAGCTTATAATGGTGCCTGTACAAAAAATGGAAGAGTGGATGGGAAAATATAAAACCTGGCAAAACTTTATTTTAAGAAGCTATCATGCCCGAATGACAGAATTACTTGAGGCAGTTGATACGATTGCTTTTTTAAAAATGGATGACCGTATTTTAAAATACCTTCAGGACAAAGCCAAAGTAATTGGTAATGACGAAATACACAGTACTCACCAGGAAATAGCTCACGACTTACATACATCACGGGTAGTAGTATCACGCCTGCTTAAAAAACTTGAAAATATAGGTAAGATAAAACTTAATAGAAATAATATTACCGTTATTGATTTGTAA
- a CDS encoding Gfo/Idh/MocA family protein, with the protein MENRRVFIKKSGLIVAASAMPYPSFLIPRKKEKLGVALVGLGYYSTDLLAPALQLTEHCELRGIVTGSPEKIPVWQAKYGIKDHNVYNYENMHKVADNDEIDVIYIVLPNALHKKYSVIAANAGKHVWCEKPMAVNAQECREIIEACKKNNVQLTIGYRMQHEPVTQKIISWAKQKPYGNIKTLYAEAGFYHGANDPTHWKINKELGGGAMFDMGVYPLNGVRYATGLEPLSVSAVIENSRPDVIATDETTLFNLEFPDGITAECKTTFAANINTLQVNADNGGYKLQPFQSYRGVAGITSDGKKLEAFKGNQQARQMDDDALAIINGKPPLVAGEEGLKDIKVVDAIFESARQGGKRITI; encoded by the coding sequence ATGGAAAACAGAAGAGTTTTTATAAAAAAATCAGGATTAATTGTAGCTGCAAGTGCCATGCCCTATCCCTCATTTTTAATTCCCCGGAAAAAGGAAAAATTAGGTGTAGCCCTGGTAGGTCTAGGCTACTATAGCACCGATTTGTTAGCCCCTGCCCTGCAGCTTACGGAGCATTGCGAACTCAGGGGCATTGTAACCGGATCTCCTGAAAAAATACCTGTTTGGCAGGCAAAGTATGGCATTAAAGATCATAACGTATACAATTATGAAAATATGCACAAGGTGGCCGATAATGATGAGATAGATGTTATTTATATTGTTTTGCCCAACGCACTTCATAAAAAATATTCAGTGATAGCAGCTAATGCCGGGAAACATGTATGGTGCGAAAAACCTATGGCTGTTAATGCACAGGAATGCAGGGAAATTATAGAAGCGTGCAAAAAAAATAATGTACAGCTTACCATTGGTTACCGGATGCAACATGAACCGGTGACTCAAAAAATAATAAGTTGGGCCAAACAAAAACCGTATGGCAATATAAAAACATTGTATGCCGAGGCAGGTTTTTATCATGGAGCAAACGATCCTACCCATTGGAAAATTAATAAAGAGTTAGGGGGAGGCGCTATGTTTGACATGGGGGTTTACCCGTTAAACGGAGTAAGGTACGCTACAGGGCTGGAGCCCCTATCGGTAAGTGCGGTAATTGAAAACTCCAGGCCCGATGTGATAGCTACCGATGAAACCACTTTGTTTAACCTGGAATTTCCTGACGGTATTACTGCAGAATGTAAAACTACATTTGCTGCTAATATAAACACTCTTCAAGTGAATGCTGACAACGGAGGGTACAAATTGCAACCATTTCAGTCGTACCGGGGTGTAGCCGGTATAACCAGTGACGGAAAAAAACTGGAAGCTTTTAAAGGAAATCAACAGGCCCGGCAAATGGATGATGATGCCCTTGCAATTATAAACGGCAAACCTCCTTTGGTGGCGGGAGAAGAAGGGTTAAAAGATATAAAAGTTGTAGATGCCATATTTGAATCTGCCAGACAAGGAGGTAAACGTATTACTATTTAA
- a CDS encoding PmoA family protein → MKKTVPIVYILTICMFHTLFAQSKYNYDIEKTEGKLVISINEQPLLAYQYETVYPPKEVDSVYKRSGFIHPLRTLNGHVLTTIQPEDHYHHYGIWNPWTHVVFEGDTLDFWNLNKKEGTVRFAEFGNIINDKSSAQFNVLHEHVVLKAGKEKVALYEVQSIKLYQPDEDYYLADFTIEYRCATQSPFKILPYRYGGFGWRATQEWHKGNSEIITSEGKTRLDADGTTARWCMVQGELGDDYGGVIIMSFPKNYNYPEPLRIWPVNYEDRGDVFVNFSPTKNTEWTMLPGKVYTLKYRLAVFNGKMSAETAEKLWSQFTNR, encoded by the coding sequence ATGAAAAAAACCGTACCCATTGTATATATTTTAACCATATGCATGTTCCATACACTGTTCGCACAATCCAAATATAATTATGATATAGAGAAGACAGAAGGAAAACTGGTTATAAGTATTAATGAACAACCTCTGCTTGCATATCAATATGAAACTGTTTATCCGCCCAAAGAGGTAGATTCTGTATATAAAAGAAGTGGTTTTATACATCCGCTCCGTACATTAAACGGGCATGTATTAACCACTATTCAACCGGAAGACCACTATCATCATTATGGTATATGGAACCCCTGGACCCATGTTGTCTTTGAAGGCGACACCCTTGATTTCTGGAACCTTAACAAAAAAGAAGGTACGGTACGCTTTGCCGAATTCGGTAATATCATTAACGATAAGTCATCGGCTCAGTTTAATGTGCTTCATGAACATGTAGTTTTGAAGGCCGGAAAAGAAAAAGTAGCATTATATGAAGTGCAATCTATAAAACTATACCAACCGGATGAAGATTATTACCTGGCAGATTTCACTATTGAATATCGTTGTGCCACTCAAAGTCCTTTTAAAATATTACCATACCGCTACGGAGGTTTTGGCTGGAGGGCAACCCAGGAATGGCATAAAGGAAATAGTGAAATAATAACATCAGAAGGAAAAACACGATTAGATGCCGACGGTACCACTGCCCGTTGGTGCATGGTGCAGGGAGAATTGGGTGATGATTACGGAGGAGTCATTATAATGTCGTTTCCAAAAAACTACAACTATCCCGAGCCTCTAAGGATCTGGCCTGTAAATTATGAAGACCGTGGCGATGTTTTTGTAAATTTTTCGCCTACAAAAAATACCGAATGGACAATGCTGCCCGGTAAAGTATATACTTTAAAATACCGACTGGCAGTTTTTAATGGTAAAATGTCTGCAGAAACTGCAGAAAAGTTATGGAGCCAATTTACTAACCGTTAA
- a CDS encoding cupin domain-containing protein, whose product MKTSLLILINLVVFISYSQNRVLSGVYTFKDITGTEVLMEGETTHFSPMVFKVETLKNEDDEKLIHHDNREQIIIIKEGKVQVKLEEEIKTVGANSVIFIHPDDNCLIKSETPQLVYYTMLYQSKKPVDLERGTAAGGSFIVDFDKLEYNQHDKGGIRNYFHTKTAMCPYYEMHVTNLNAGIKSHEPHTHHAAEIVIMLDGTTEMEIGDKIFKGNKGDVYFLASNVPHAIKNTGNEQCMYVAFQWD is encoded by the coding sequence ATGAAAACCTCTCTACTTATTTTAATCAACCTGGTTGTATTCATTTCCTATTCTCAAAACAGGGTGCTTTCAGGAGTGTATACTTTTAAGGATATTACAGGTACTGAGGTTTTAATGGAAGGAGAAACCACTCATTTTTCTCCTATGGTTTTTAAGGTGGAGACCTTAAAAAACGAAGACGATGAAAAATTGATACACCACGATAACCGGGAGCAAATTATTATTATTAAAGAAGGGAAAGTTCAGGTAAAGCTGGAGGAAGAAATTAAAACTGTGGGTGCCAACAGTGTTATATTTATTCACCCGGACGATAATTGCCTTATAAAAAGTGAAACACCTCAATTGGTATACTATACTATGCTATATCAATCAAAAAAACCGGTTGATTTAGAGCGGGGTACTGCTGCCGGCGGCTCTTTTATAGTTGATTTTGACAAGTTGGAATACAACCAACACGATAAAGGAGGGATACGAAATTATTTTCATACCAAAACTGCCATGTGCCCTTATTACGAAATGCACGTAACCAATTTAAATGCCGGTATAAAAAGCCATGAACCCCATACCCATCATGCGGCAGAAATAGTGATTATGCTAGACGGAACTACAGAGATGGAGATAGGGGATAAAATTTTTAAAGGCAATAAAGGAGATGTTTATTTCCTGGCTTCAAATGTTCCCCATGCTATTAAGAATACCGGAAATGAGCAATGTATGTATGTTGCTTTTCAGTGGGATTAA